The proteins below come from a single Chitinophaga pinensis DSM 2588 genomic window:
- a CDS encoding S41 family peptidase, whose translation MKKCISTFVVCCFIVLNISAQNTSCNCLSNLDTVISNTSANYAGFPDKTSGNKTTAYHNMVNALHKRANGITDPVTCFAIIKDYVAWFKDRHFDFSYATDSTQWRLSTFNEAQLRKSLLKKRQPLEGIWTNPDSTLQIAIRQTPSGNYEGIVIKSLDKKIPVGLVYCTINKTTRGYSYEKYNYLTMDYPAQLQGGVLRLWNAELWGKVYPKEMNATEQTELATWKNYNFGLDFKQLDQQTAYLKIPTFSRDNLVQKLISDNDSIIRHTKYLIVDLRNNGGGNTGWAYLLPYLMTQPIGQGNNYLRLSPKNTQRVLAEIKPLVENPIQDELKKYYTPSLVQQYQQIYKEMPLAKTAFYTIPSVTIPLDSITPHPVLIALVFDELCGSSTEYFFQVSKQSKKIIRYGTSTLGMMDYAGMPQSTPLPFKGYYLAIPDTKSSWTDTAPIDATGLQPEKDLSKIPQTEWVDFIRRDLKQY comes from the coding sequence ATGAAAAAGTGTATATCTACATTCGTTGTATGTTGTTTCATTGTATTAAATATATCAGCACAAAATACCAGCTGTAACTGCCTCAGTAACCTTGATACCGTTATCAGTAATACAAGCGCCAACTATGCCGGTTTTCCTGATAAAACCAGTGGCAATAAAACTACTGCCTATCACAATATGGTCAACGCCCTGCATAAACGTGCCAATGGCATCACTGATCCTGTTACATGTTTTGCCATCATTAAAGACTACGTAGCCTGGTTTAAAGACCGGCATTTTGATTTCTCCTATGCCACCGATAGTACACAATGGCGCTTATCCACATTCAACGAAGCACAGCTCAGAAAATCATTGCTTAAAAAACGTCAACCACTGGAAGGCATCTGGACCAATCCTGATAGCACTCTGCAAATAGCCATCAGACAAACACCCAGCGGAAACTATGAAGGCATTGTCATCAAGAGTCTTGACAAAAAAATTCCCGTCGGTTTAGTCTATTGTACCATTAACAAAACTACCCGTGGCTATTCCTATGAAAAATACAACTACCTCACAATGGACTATCCTGCTCAGCTACAAGGGGGTGTATTAAGACTCTGGAATGCAGAACTCTGGGGAAAAGTATATCCCAAAGAAATGAATGCAACAGAGCAAACAGAGTTGGCCACATGGAAGAACTACAACTTCGGCTTAGATTTTAAACAACTGGATCAGCAAACCGCATATCTGAAAATACCTACCTTCAGCAGGGACAATCTTGTTCAAAAACTGATCAGCGATAATGACTCCATCATCCGTCATACAAAATATCTGATCGTTGATCTGAGAAATAACGGTGGAGGTAACACAGGATGGGCTTATCTTTTACCCTACCTGATGACACAACCGATCGGTCAGGGGAATAATTATCTTCGGCTCTCTCCCAAAAACACACAACGGGTATTGGCAGAAATAAAACCTCTGGTAGAAAATCCTATTCAGGATGAACTAAAGAAATACTATACACCTTCACTTGTACAACAGTACCAACAGATATATAAAGAAATGCCGCTTGCGAAAACAGCATTTTACACCATTCCATCCGTCACAATACCGCTTGATTCCATTACACCTCATCCAGTTCTGATAGCACTGGTTTTTGATGAACTATGTGGAAGTTCAACAGAGTACTTTTTTCAGGTGTCAAAGCAAAGCAAAAAGATAATACGCTATGGCACATCTACGCTTGGCATGATGGATTATGCAGGTATGCCTCAAAGTACACCACTTCCGTTTAAAGGCTATTACCTGGCAATACCGGATACGAAATCCAGCTGGACAGATACAGCGCCTATTGATGCCACCGGATTGCAACCAGAAAAAGATTTAAGCAAAATACCTCAGACTGAATGGGTTGATTTTATCCGGAGAGACTTAAAGCAGTATTAA
- a CDS encoding SPFH domain-containing protein, with the protein MNLPFIEIIEWTEKDPNLLMWKFPHRDADIKNGAKLIVRESEKALLLSEGKLADVFEAGTHTLSTENIPLLSRLKGWKYGFQAPFKVDVYYLSAKQFVNLKWGTPAPIMLSDAQFGQVRVRAFGSYNVRIADTAKFFREYAGTLPWLSVMDLQNKLRDFIAPKFGEALANAHIQVLDIAGNLTDLNNKIKPLIQPYFEAFGIEVTAFVVSSVNLPDEVAKHFDTMTNMNMVKDMDTYLKFNQANAVGQTGTALNDAAQQGAAMAYMMSAMNAQKTDAKPADDLESKLKQLKTLHDNGLIDAEEYKAKKADILSKL; encoded by the coding sequence ATGAACTTACCATTTATTGAAATCATTGAGTGGACCGAGAAAGACCCTAATCTGCTCATGTGGAAATTTCCGCACCGGGATGCAGACATTAAAAACGGCGCAAAACTGATTGTTCGTGAATCCGAAAAAGCACTTTTGTTAAGTGAAGGTAAACTGGCCGACGTATTCGAAGCCGGTACGCATACACTGAGTACAGAAAACATTCCCCTCTTAAGCAGACTGAAAGGATGGAAATATGGCTTTCAGGCCCCGTTTAAAGTAGATGTCTATTATCTCTCTGCCAAACAATTTGTCAACCTCAAATGGGGTACCCCTGCTCCGATCATGTTGTCGGATGCACAGTTCGGCCAGGTCCGTGTAAGAGCCTTCGGTAGTTACAATGTACGCATTGCCGATACGGCGAAGTTCTTCCGGGAATATGCCGGCACCCTCCCCTGGTTGTCTGTAATGGATCTGCAAAACAAACTGAGAGATTTTATCGCGCCTAAATTCGGTGAAGCATTAGCCAACGCGCATATCCAGGTACTCGATATTGCAGGCAATCTAACTGACCTGAACAATAAGATAAAACCACTCATTCAGCCTTATTTTGAAGCCTTTGGCATCGAAGTAACAGCGTTTGTTGTCAGCAGTGTCAACCTGCCCGATGAAGTGGCCAAACATTTTGACACCATGACCAACATGAACATGGTGAAGGATATGGATACTTATCTGAAATTCAATCAGGCTAACGCTGTTGGTCAAACGGGAACAGCACTCAACGATGCCGCCCAGCAAGGCGCTGCCATGGCCTATATGATGAGTGCCATGAATGCGCAGAAAACAGACGCAAAACCCGCAGACGATCTTGAATCTAAGTTGAAACAGCTCAAAACGCTGCACGACAACGGACTGATCGATGCAGAAGAATATAAAGCAAAAAAAGCCGACATCTTATCCAAACTATAA